Proteins found in one Paenibacillus dendritiformis genomic segment:
- a CDS encoding response regulator, with protein MRLLIVDDEPLVRIGIKSAIDWDKQGVDIVGEAGDGEEALEMMRAHAPDVVLLDIKMPKMDGLEVLKAMKERHIPAKVIILSSFDDISYVKQALKLGAVDYFHKPDINERELVSMLTAIREQNAANGTEAAVPEAGSSTRQADQALIDALHGHPHSMSATGLREGNLYVVLFAVKDYDKVIRRYTADTESVLPNTIRNIVSELLSKEKEIEYLQLDQRLSAVFISNSELKSLLASLTRVNEKVQMIGSALKRFVNIDLVFGISDWFADFSGIPNGYAQAEEALSRSFYHPNASIFYYQHLKRPSEDAVERADAYVSEMKAALREEADQTFMSLLTRWEGHLRQEECLDEKEVRKIYEGLLFMMGGDGNEIDSPDGDGSAADLENFEQLSAYYRAIFMKRVQDREREDRGYSQLTRNIIHYTHEHYQERLSLKMLGELFHVSPNYVSRLFKQEVGRGLFDYINELRIEKAKALLKDYRYKIYDIAEMVGFNNQAHFSIVFQKYTGLSPMQYRKEKV; from the coding sequence ATGCGATTGCTAATTGTAGATGACGAGCCGCTTGTCCGAATCGGGATTAAATCGGCGATCGATTGGGATAAGCAGGGCGTGGACATTGTCGGGGAAGCGGGCGATGGCGAAGAAGCGCTCGAGATGATGAGGGCCCATGCGCCGGATGTGGTGCTTCTGGACATCAAAATGCCGAAGATGGACGGCCTTGAAGTGCTGAAAGCGATGAAGGAGAGACATATCCCGGCCAAGGTCATTATTTTGAGCAGCTTCGATGATATTTCGTATGTGAAGCAGGCGCTGAAGCTGGGGGCGGTCGATTATTTCCACAAGCCGGACATTAACGAGCGCGAGCTCGTCTCCATGCTGACGGCCATCAGGGAGCAGAACGCCGCGAACGGTACGGAAGCAGCTGTGCCCGAAGCCGGGAGTTCCACCCGCCAGGCCGATCAGGCCTTGATAGACGCGCTGCATGGCCATCCGCACAGTATGTCGGCGACGGGGCTGCGCGAAGGGAATCTGTACGTGGTGCTGTTCGCCGTCAAGGACTATGACAAGGTCATCCGGAGGTACACCGCAGACACGGAATCGGTGCTCCCCAATACGATCCGGAACATCGTCTCCGAGCTGCTATCCAAGGAGAAGGAGATCGAATATTTGCAGCTGGATCAGCGGCTCAGCGCCGTCTTCATCAGCAACAGCGAGCTGAAAAGCTTGCTGGCCTCATTGACCCGGGTCAATGAGAAGGTTCAAATGATCGGATCCGCCCTCAAGCGGTTCGTCAATATCGATCTGGTGTTCGGCATAAGCGACTGGTTCGCCGATTTCAGCGGGATACCGAACGGCTACGCGCAGGCGGAGGAGGCGCTCTCGCGAAGCTTCTATCACCCGAATGCTTCGATCTTCTATTATCAGCATCTGAAGCGGCCGAGCGAGGATGCCGTGGAGCGGGCCGACGCGTATGTCTCGGAGATGAAGGCGGCTCTAAGAGAAGAGGCGGATCAGACCTTCATGAGCTTGCTGACGCGCTGGGAGGGGCATCTCCGTCAAGAGGAATGCCTGGACGAGAAGGAAGTGCGCAAAATCTATGAAGGCCTGCTGTTCATGATGGGGGGAGACGGCAATGAGATCGATTCCCCGGATGGCGACGGCAGTGCCGCTGATTTGGAGAACTTCGAACAACTGTCCGCGTACTACCGGGCGATCTTCATGAAGCGCGTGCAGGACAGGGAGCGGGAAGATAGAGGCTACAGTCAACTGACGCGGAATATCATTCACTATACGCATGAGCACTATCAAGAGCGGTTATCCTTGAAGATGCTGGGCGAACTGTTCCATGTCAGCCCGAATTATGTCAGCAGATTGTTCAAGCAGGAAGTAGGAAGAGGGCTGTTCGACTATATCAATGAGCTTCGGATCGAGAAAGCCAAAGCCCTGCTCAAGGACTACCGTTATAAAATTTATGATATTGCGGAAATGGTCGGCTTCAATAATCAAGCCCATTTCTCCATTGTTTTTCAAAAATATACGGGCCTGTCCCCGATGCAATATCGCAAGGAAAAAGTGTGA
- a CDS encoding ABC transporter substrate-binding protein: MRKMKKKISATLILCLALLVGLTACGGGKADNTADQGTGNQAAGEKVTVNMGFWGTAQDLKVYQDAAATISEQYPDIELKIKQYPSSEQFWNTLPGEIAAGVAPDFIKISNEGAFEYINKGLFTPLDELISSTQVDMARFPEASMKIWNVDGKQYGVPNSDMPAMFLINETMWKNAGLGDYPTTWDEVKAAAKKLNTDKVHGMIINLDAFHITNYVKSFGGGWGNGKTINSPENVKALETIIDMYNDGLAVTPKALGFGWDGEVFSNELGAMSTGGYWYKGFLKDANPDLKYAAIPVPKGTTNGSTMSSDAYVVLKDAKNKEAALKAAYYMTNDKTQTEFMELGYNPAVPELSKQYFEKNPEFKPVQPALEYSTDYGYPTDTKRFTDELVKQLEERILGGSGKTAQQILDDIQKQFQ, encoded by the coding sequence ATGCGCAAGATGAAGAAAAAAATCTCGGCCACGCTGATTCTCTGTCTGGCCCTGCTTGTCGGCTTGACGGCCTGCGGAGGCGGCAAAGCGGACAACACCGCGGATCAAGGAACAGGCAACCAGGCTGCGGGCGAAAAAGTAACCGTTAACATGGGGTTCTGGGGCACCGCGCAGGACTTGAAGGTCTACCAGGATGCAGCCGCGACGATTTCGGAGCAATATCCGGATATCGAGCTGAAGATTAAGCAATACCCAAGCAGCGAGCAGTTCTGGAACACGCTTCCTGGCGAGATTGCCGCAGGAGTGGCTCCGGATTTTATCAAAATTTCCAATGAAGGCGCTTTTGAGTATATCAATAAAGGATTGTTCACTCCGTTGGATGAGCTGATCAGTTCGACGCAGGTCGACATGGCCCGCTTCCCGGAAGCTTCGATGAAGATCTGGAACGTGGACGGCAAGCAATATGGCGTGCCGAACAGCGACATGCCGGCGATGTTCCTGATTAATGAGACGATGTGGAAAAATGCGGGCCTGGGCGATTACCCGACAACCTGGGATGAGGTAAAAGCGGCGGCGAAGAAGCTGAATACCGATAAAGTGCACGGTATGATCATCAATCTGGATGCATTCCATATCACCAACTATGTGAAAAGCTTCGGCGGCGGCTGGGGAAATGGCAAAACGATTAACTCCCCAGAGAACGTCAAAGCGCTGGAAACGATTATCGACATGTACAATGACGGACTGGCCGTAACGCCGAAGGCGCTTGGCTTCGGCTGGGACGGCGAAGTATTCAGCAATGAGCTGGGCGCGATGAGCACCGGCGGTTACTGGTACAAAGGCTTCTTGAAGGATGCGAATCCGGATCTGAAATATGCCGCGATTCCGGTTCCGAAGGGCACGACAAATGGCAGCACGATGAGTTCCGACGCTTATGTGGTGCTGAAGGATGCCAAAAATAAGGAAGCTGCGCTCAAAGCCGCTTACTACATGACGAATGACAAGACCCAAACCGAGTTCATGGAGCTTGGTTACAACCCGGCCGTTCCGGAGCTGTCGAAGCAGTACTTCGAGAAGAATCCGGAATTCAAGCCAGTACAGCCGGCGCTGGAATACAGCACGGACTATGGATATCCGACAGACACGAAGCGGTTCACCGATGAACTGGTCAAGCAGTTGGAAGAACGAATTCTTGGCGGTTCCGGCAAAACGGCACAGCAAATTCTGGACGATATTCAGAAGCAATTCCAATAA
- a CDS encoding carbohydrate ABC transporter permease, with translation MSKHGSNNAEARGAKIRQSWFRSLADSDMTLGWMFSLPFLILWAWWFLYPFIQSFVRSFQDANFANLDQAKFIGLENYIAILQDKEFFRAVLHSLQIVVLSVPIQTLLGLLLALVVNQNLKGKGMFRTVFFLPYITSQIAITTVFMMLFKKGTFLTDFFGMLGFGNVTWFADTNYALLFVCILFIFQQAGFTMIVYLSGLQEIPKDLYEAGEIDGASKWHKFRYITVPSLRPITFFIVSVSTITGFQIYDQIAAISRYGALGSPAGATSTVVTYFYQHGIRYMNIGYGSAAVVLFFFIIMFITFLQKKLLDEKG, from the coding sequence ATGTCCAAACATGGCAGCAACAACGCGGAAGCAAGGGGGGCGAAGATTAGGCAATCCTGGTTCCGTTCCCTGGCGGATTCCGATATGACACTGGGCTGGATGTTTTCACTACCTTTTCTAATTTTATGGGCATGGTGGTTTTTATATCCGTTTATCCAGTCCTTCGTGAGAAGCTTTCAGGATGCGAACTTTGCAAATCTTGATCAAGCCAAGTTCATCGGACTGGAAAACTATATTGCGATTCTTCAAGACAAGGAATTTTTCCGGGCAGTGCTTCATTCCCTGCAAATCGTGGTCTTGTCCGTTCCGATTCAGACGCTGCTTGGCCTGCTGCTGGCGCTGGTCGTGAATCAGAACCTGAAGGGGAAGGGGATGTTCCGAACCGTCTTTTTCCTCCCCTATATTACGTCTCAGATCGCGATTACGACGGTATTCATGATGCTCTTCAAGAAGGGGACGTTCCTGACGGACTTCTTCGGCATGCTGGGCTTCGGCAATGTCACCTGGTTCGCGGATACGAACTACGCCTTGCTGTTCGTCTGCATCCTGTTTATTTTCCAGCAGGCGGGCTTCACGATGATTGTGTATTTGTCCGGGCTGCAGGAGATTCCGAAGGATCTGTATGAGGCGGGCGAGATTGACGGCGCTTCGAAGTGGCATAAGTTCCGTTATATTACGGTGCCGTCGCTGCGGCCGATTACGTTCTTCATCGTCTCGGTCTCTACGATTACCGGCTTCCAGATTTACGACCAGATCGCGGCCATCTCCAGATACGGTGCGCTCGGTTCGCCGGCCGGCGCCACGAGCACGGTCGTGACGTATTTCTACCAGCACGGGATTCGCTATATGAACATCGGTTACGGAAGCGCGGCCGTCGTGCTGTTCTTCTTCATCATTATGTTCATCACGTTCCTGCAAAAAAAATTATTGGACGAGAAGGGGTGA